The sequence below is a genomic window from Patescibacteria group bacterium.
CGGTTATCCAGAGGATTGCTTCTTCTCATGTTTCGGAAACCACCACTACGGTAGTTAATCTTCCCTCGGATGATATGAAGGGAAGGATAATCGGACGGGAAGGCCGCAATATCAAAACTATTGAAAGATTAACTGGTGTAGAAATTATTGTTGACGACACTCCGGAAGCTATTGTTATTTCTGGCTTTAATCCAATTAGGCGTCATCTGGCCAAGCGCGCTTTGGATAAACTAATTGCTGACGGACGGATTCATCCGGGCCGCATTGAAAAAACTATTGAAAAAGCTAAAAAAGAATTAGCGGCTGATATTAGAAAAGCTGGTGAAGAAGCCGCTTATAAAGTGGGTGTAGCCGGACTTGATCCTAAATTAGTTAAAATTTTAGGTCGTTTAAAATACCGCACTTCCTACGGACAAAATGTACTGCAGCACTCTATTGAAGTCTCTGAAGTAGCGGCTCTTTTAGCCAAAGAGTTGGAAGCAGACGCCAGTATTTGTAAAAAAGCGGGGTTATTGCATGATATCGGTAAAGCGGTTGATCATGAAATACAAGGGGGTCATCCGGAAATAGGCTATGATATTATTAAAAAATTTGGTTTATCAGAAGAGATTGCCTACGCGGCTAAAGCTCATCATGATGATAACCCGAAAACCTTGGAAGCCATTATTGTTAAAGTGGCTGATGCTATTTCCGGCGGACGGCCAGGAGCTCGCAAAGACACCTATGAAAATTATTTACAGAGATTAGAAGAACTGGAAAACGTAGCCAAGTCTTTTGAAGGAGTAGAAAAATCATACGCTGTTCAAGCCGGTCGGGAAATCAGAGTTTTTGTGATGCCTAATGAAGTGGACGATTATAAAGCTACAAAAATGGCGGCTGAAATTGCTAAAAAGGTAGAAGATGAGCTGCGTTATCCCGGTGAGATTAAGGTTAATGTTATTCGGGAAAAGCGAGTGATTGAGTACGCGCGGTAAGTTAGTTAGTGAGTAGTTGAATAGTTAGTCATTTAGTTGGTTATTAGTCAATTAAGTTAATAAAATTATGAAATTAAAAATAGTTTTCTTTGGTGATATTATCGGCAAACCCGGACGGCTAGCCTTAAAAAAATTATTGCCGGAATTAAAAAAAGAGCTGAAACCGCATTTAATAGTGGCTAATGCGGAAAATTTAGCTCATGGAGTGGGTATTACAGCTAAGACTTTGGAAGAAATGAAAGAAGCCGGCGTTGATTTTTTTACCAGCGGTAACCATATTTTTGATAAAAAG
It includes:
- the rny gene encoding ribonuclease Y — protein: MTTSIWIILLAVGIPGGILAGYFARKFWAIRESSTAESKAKKLIDQAKSKQKEILIKAKDKSLKVIDEAKKEVQERRSEIKHQQNRLEKREALFDQKILDLEDKQQRLIDKAGKLEKIKGKIQEIKDEQIEKLQKIAELSKDEAKKVLLENTENRMKDEILARIRKLQSQGQEKLEKEAHNILSAVIQRIASSHVSETTTTVVNLPSDDMKGRIIGREGRNIKTIERLTGVEIIVDDTPEAIVISGFNPIRRHLAKRALDKLIADGRIHPGRIEKTIEKAKKELAADIRKAGEEAAYKVGVAGLDPKLVKILGRLKYRTSYGQNVLQHSIEVSEVAALLAKELEADASICKKAGLLHDIGKAVDHEIQGGHPEIGYDIIKKFGLSEEIAYAAKAHHDDNPKTLEAIIVKVADAISGGRPGARKDTYENYLQRLEELENVAKSFEGVEKSYAVQAGREIRVFVMPNEVDDYKATKMAAEIAKKVEDELRYPGEIKVNVIREKRVIEYAR